The Dethiosulfovibrio salsuginis genome includes a window with the following:
- the rarD gene encoding EamA family transporter RarD, with amino-acid sequence MDKSKKGLIAASSAMILWGLLPVYWKQMSDVPAYEILSHRIIWSLVASSLLLIPGNRWAAVRDVIGNRKNLYMLMTSGTIIASNWLLYIWAVNKGYIIQCSLGYFINPLLNVLLGFLVFKDALRKVQWWAIGLAAAGVAYQIVQYGRFPWISLGLACSFTIYGLIRKLASVESLPGLFVETAFLSVPAGAFLLWTALSGSGAFPGAGAKTSLLLMGTGVITSVPLIWFVWGARNLSLVTVGLLQFVAPTLQFGLGYWVYHESFSSAQMVTFAAIWVALTIYTVDSFIHRPSPKIADQV; translated from the coding sequence ATGGATAAATCTAAAAAAGGGTTAATAGCAGCGTCCTCCGCCATGATCCTCTGGGGGCTCCTGCCGGTTTACTGGAAACAGATGTCCGACGTTCCCGCCTACGAGATACTTTCCCACCGAATCATCTGGTCTTTGGTTGCGTCCTCTTTGCTGCTGATTCCCGGAAACCGGTGGGCCGCGGTCAGAGATGTTATCGGTAACAGGAAAAATCTCTATATGCTTATGACAAGCGGAACGATCATAGCTTCTAACTGGTTACTTTATATATGGGCGGTCAATAAGGGCTATATCATCCAGTGCAGTCTAGGCTACTTTATCAACCCCCTCCTAAACGTACTGCTGGGATTTTTGGTGTTTAAAGACGCCCTCAGAAAGGTTCAGTGGTGGGCTATCGGTCTGGCTGCCGCTGGCGTCGCTTATCAGATAGTTCAATACGGCAGGTTCCCGTGGATCTCCTTAGGGCTGGCCTGCTCCTTCACCATTTACGGACTGATCCGAAAGCTCGCCTCCGTCGAATCGCTCCCGGGACTTTTCGTGGAGACCGCCTTTCTGTCCGTCCCCGCCGGGGCCTTTTTGCTCTGGACGGCCCTTTCCGGTTCAGGGGCCTTCCCTGGAGCGGGAGCTAAGACCAGCCTACTGCTTATGGGAACGGGGGTTATCACATCGGTCCCTCTCATATGGTTCGTCTGGGGGGCCAGGAACCTGAGCCTGGTAACCGTAGGGCTTCTCCAGTTTGTGGCCCCAACCCTCCAGTTTGGTCTGGGATACTGGGTCTACCATGAGTCTTTCAGCTCCGCTCAGATGGTGACCTTCGCCGCCATATGGGTGGCCTTGACCATATACACCGTCGATTCATTTATCCACAGGCCAAGCCCTAAGATCGCCGACCAGGTTTAG
- a CDS encoding Na+/H+ antiporter subunit E: MSTQAKMTGLFSSLLILWIALTGRIDLPFILVGAIISALVVRVVWKTFFSGVHDFPLGDHVWKGINWIPLLCFVPCFFFDLIKSTWDVSILALRPNLSLAPAIIQTQSGLTSKTALVLLANQITLTPGTLTLDADISHHKLYIHVLTINDQEIDGIKDQIHQLEARIEGITG; encoded by the coding sequence ATGTCGACTCAGGCTAAAATGACGGGCCTGTTTTCCTCTTTACTGATTCTATGGATCGCCCTGACCGGCAGGATAGATCTCCCCTTTATCCTGGTGGGTGCGATAATCTCCGCTTTGGTCGTCCGTGTTGTGTGGAAGACCTTTTTCTCCGGGGTTCACGATTTTCCCCTTGGAGACCACGTATGGAAGGGGATAAACTGGATCCCCTTGCTTTGCTTTGTTCCCTGCTTTTTCTTTGACCTGATTAAGTCCACTTGGGATGTTTCTATCCTGGCGCTCAGGCCGAACCTTTCCTTAGCTCCCGCCATCATACAGACCCAAAGTGGCCTGACCAGCAAGACCGCCCTTGTACTGCTGGCAAATCAGATAACACTGACTCCCGGCACCCTCACATTAGACGCCGATATATCTCACCATAAACTGTATATTCACGTGTTGACTATAAACGATCAGGAAATCGATGGCATCAAGGATCAAATTCACCAGCTTGAAGCTAGAATAGAGGGGATAACAGGATGA
- a CDS encoding tRNA nucleotidyltransferase/poly(A) polymerase family protein — translation MVRFSSSPISIFPSDVPVWIVGGAVRDLLSHKAPSDWDLVAQMDVKDISKATGGKVVGPEGKQVCVFSLSGSVIEIGSLDGRSIESDLARRDFTVNAMAIDRHGRILDPFGGQKDLSLKRLRFVPELEDRLRDDPVRALRFCRFAATLGLMPMKDELCRLARFVQDNHGPFGAIPLERVGREMSKGLAFPEAFLETLGLAGLRELFLPSIELKGRPIPTGPIDLALSLGLLGFMSDSERIFDLALSWGVPSRTRKYGLRYGSVLRALSGSMSLLEAVKLLPLFDELRSDRLMELLLLGCTGNGLWKDGLDKLDTARSALERASQRGIPLSGGEIASITGPGPHVGPCLDMMIRKVLCDPYLSPEDARSSIVAYCKKTDER, via the coding sequence ATGGTGAGGTTCTCATCCTCTCCTATCTCGATATTCCCCTCCGACGTTCCCGTCTGGATCGTCGGAGGGGCGGTTCGAGATCTACTGTCCCACAAAGCCCCTTCCGATTGGGATTTAGTGGCCCAAATGGACGTTAAGGATATAAGCAAAGCTACAGGGGGGAAGGTCGTCGGCCCTGAGGGAAAGCAGGTTTGTGTGTTCTCCCTCTCCGGTTCGGTGATCGAAATAGGATCCCTTGACGGGCGTTCCATAGAATCCGATTTAGCCCGTCGAGACTTCACCGTAAACGCCATGGCTATCGATAGGCATGGTAGGATCCTGGACCCCTTCGGCGGACAGAAGGACCTCTCTTTAAAGAGGCTGAGGTTCGTCCCTGAGCTTGAGGACCGGCTAAGGGACGACCCGGTACGGGCTCTGAGGTTCTGCCGTTTCGCCGCCACTTTAGGTCTAATGCCTATGAAAGACGAACTTTGTCGGTTGGCTCGATTCGTTCAAGACAACCACGGTCCTTTTGGCGCTATCCCTTTGGAGCGTGTCGGTCGGGAGATGTCCAAGGGGCTGGCGTTTCCTGAGGCTTTTCTGGAAACCCTTGGTTTGGCGGGGTTGAGGGAGTTATTTTTGCCGTCGATAGAGCTAAAAGGACGGCCAATCCCTACCGGGCCTATCGACCTCGCCCTATCCCTGGGACTGTTGGGCTTTATGTCCGATAGCGAAAGGATATTTGACCTAGCTCTGTCCTGGGGAGTGCCTTCTAGAACGAGAAAATACGGTCTGAGGTATGGCTCTGTTTTACGGGCCCTTTCGGGCTCTATGTCGCTCCTGGAGGCGGTGAAGCTCCTGCCTCTTTTCGACGAACTTCGATCCGATAGGCTGATGGAGCTTCTACTCTTAGGCTGTACTGGAAACGGTCTGTGGAAAGACGGTCTGGACAAACTGGACACCGCTCGCTCTGCACTGGAGAGAGCCTCACAAAGAGGTATCCCCTTAAGCGGTGGAGAGATAGCTTCGATAACAGGCCCAGGGCCTCATGTTGGTCCCTGTCTCGACATGATGATACGGAAGGTCCTGTGTGACCCTTATCTCTCCCCTGAGGACGCTCGGTCCTCTATTGTCGCTTACTGTAAAAAGACCGATGAACGGTGA
- the mgtE gene encoding magnesium transporter translates to MDKVIVEVLGLLASEDSKGFARFFDKKHPAQVAEVLSEVSPMEAWSVLRYATRDLRAEIFSHLDLNFQIEIVISLGRDEVARLFSDLPPDDRTDLYKRLPEEVQDSILPAMAQGEREDIRRLSSYKEGTAGSVMTSDYATLTVDLTAAQAIEKLREIAPDRETIYYSYVVDESRRLLGYVSLRDLILAHRDSKVENLMHRNFVFARVNDDQEDAASKIQKYDLIALPVINGGDALVGIITHDDALDVISQEQTEDMEKLMAIGGSHEMVAYMKISPWQHFKNRVGWLIGLAILGLVSGAIVQGYETLLLQFAVLATFMPMLADTGGNTGSQSATLVVRALATKEISSEDLLRVLWREFLVALPLGAVLAVLAFARVYLFAPEMPEGSSLIVLGLAVGLALGAQVVTSTLFGALLPMGAAKLKLDPALVASPALTTVVDITGLLIYFTIAKSLLGL, encoded by the coding sequence ATGGATAAAGTAATCGTTGAGGTTTTGGGGCTTCTGGCTTCCGAGGATTCTAAGGGGTTTGCCCGCTTTTTCGATAAGAAACACCCTGCCCAGGTAGCGGAGGTACTCTCCGAAGTCTCCCCTATGGAGGCTTGGAGCGTCCTTAGGTATGCGACCAGGGATTTACGGGCGGAGATCTTCAGCCATCTTGATCTGAATTTTCAGATAGAGATAGTTATATCTCTAGGGAGAGATGAGGTCGCCAGGTTGTTCTCCGACCTTCCCCCGGACGATAGGACAGACCTCTACAAAAGGCTTCCTGAGGAGGTTCAGGACTCTATTCTTCCTGCCATGGCTCAAGGTGAGAGGGAGGATATTCGCCGGTTATCCTCCTACAAAGAGGGAACCGCCGGATCGGTTATGACCTCCGACTACGCCACTTTGACGGTGGATCTTACCGCTGCTCAGGCTATAGAAAAGCTGAGGGAGATAGCTCCAGATCGAGAGACTATTTACTATTCATACGTCGTCGATGAGTCCCGTAGACTGCTGGGGTACGTCTCATTAAGGGACCTCATTTTGGCTCACAGAGACTCTAAGGTAGAGAACCTGATGCACCGTAACTTCGTTTTCGCCAGGGTCAACGACGATCAGGAGGACGCCGCGTCGAAGATACAGAAGTACGACTTAATAGCTCTGCCTGTAATAAACGGAGGCGACGCCTTAGTCGGCATAATTACCCACGACGACGCTTTGGACGTAATCTCCCAGGAGCAGACCGAGGATATGGAAAAACTTATGGCCATAGGCGGAAGCCACGAGATGGTGGCCTACATGAAGATCTCTCCCTGGCAGCACTTTAAAAATCGGGTCGGATGGCTAATAGGCCTTGCGATCCTCGGGCTGGTGTCCGGGGCCATCGTTCAGGGTTACGAGACCCTTTTATTGCAGTTTGCCGTCCTGGCGACCTTTATGCCTATGCTTGCCGATACAGGAGGGAACACCGGAAGTCAGTCGGCCACCTTGGTGGTCAGGGCTCTGGCGACTAAAGAGATTTCCTCCGAGGACCTCCTCAGGGTTCTGTGGAGAGAGTTTCTCGTCGCTTTGCCTCTGGGGGCGGTTCTGGCTGTTTTGGCCTTCGCCAGGGTTTATCTCTTTGCACCTGAAATGCCGGAGGGTTCTTCCTTGATAGTCCTCGGTCTAGCCGTTGGATTGGCCCTCGGCGCTCAGGTGGTGACCTCAACCCTCTTCGGTGCCCTGCTCCCCATGGGTGCGGCCAAGCTAAAGCTGGACCCCGCTTTGGTCGCTAGTCCTGCCCTTACCACCGTGGTGGATATAACCGGCCTTCTGATCTATTTCACCATAGCAAAATCCCTTCTTGGCCTGTGA
- the mnhG gene encoding monovalent cation/H(+) antiporter subunit G, which translates to MKIFIDLTSGLCLLFGVFFSVASVIGLLRFPDVYTRLHAGTKALSGGAILVLIGVAMKMGSWQGAVKAVLVIFFFLATNPLASHAIARACYRHGIVPYGTDLEGYRDSIEGERK; encoded by the coding sequence ATGAAGATCTTTATCGATCTGACGTCAGGGTTATGCCTGCTATTCGGCGTGTTTTTCTCCGTGGCATCGGTTATAGGCCTGCTGCGGTTTCCCGACGTCTACACCAGGCTTCACGCCGGAACAAAAGCCCTATCGGGAGGTGCGATTCTCGTCCTTATCGGCGTGGCTATGAAGATGGGATCATGGCAGGGCGCGGTCAAGGCGGTTCTCGTTATCTTTTTCTTTCTCGCCACCAACCCTTTAGCGTCCCACGCTATAGCCAGGGCCTGTTATCGTCACGGCATAGTCCCCTACGGGACCGACCTGGAGGGATATCGAGATTCAATAGAGGGGGAGAGAAAATGA
- a CDS encoding Na(+)/H(+) antiporter subunit B: protein MTIELFVFLSAFLVLTALVSAEAEEMLSAVIALSIFGVMLAILFAVLQAPDVALTQAIINSGLVTSLFLVAYSQTGKKGDDPDRDVKP, encoded by the coding sequence ATGACTATAGAGCTTTTCGTCTTTCTGTCCGCTTTTTTGGTGTTAACGGCCCTCGTCTCCGCGGAGGCGGAGGAGATGCTGAGTGCGGTCATCGCCCTGTCCATATTCGGTGTAATGCTGGCTATTCTATTTGCCGTCCTGCAAGCTCCTGACGTGGCCTTGACTCAAGCCATAATAAACTCCGGCTTGGTCACGTCGCTGTTCCTGGTGGCCTACAGCCAGACCGGTAAAAAGGGCGATGACCCCGATAGGGATGTAAAGCCATGA
- the tpx gene encoding thiol peroxidase, translating to MERTNVVTMKGNGITLIGPELKVGDKAPDFVVLDKGLAPKGLKDYAGKIKVISVTPSLDTPVCDLQAQWFNEEAASLPGDVVVLNVSMDLPFALGRFCAAKGVDKVEVLSDHRDASFGTSWGLLIKELRLLARAVAIVDSDDVIRYIQIVPEATQAPDYDALMAELKSVI from the coding sequence ATGGAGAGAACTAACGTAGTTACCATGAAGGGGAACGGTATAACCTTGATAGGTCCTGAGCTTAAGGTAGGCGATAAGGCACCGGATTTTGTGGTTCTCGACAAAGGGTTGGCTCCCAAGGGCCTTAAGGACTATGCCGGTAAAATAAAGGTCATCTCCGTCACTCCCTCCCTGGACACACCGGTCTGTGACCTTCAGGCCCAGTGGTTTAACGAAGAGGCAGCCTCCCTTCCAGGAGACGTGGTGGTCCTAAACGTCAGCATGGACCTCCCCTTTGCCCTAGGTCGTTTCTGTGCCGCCAAAGGAGTTGACAAGGTTGAAGTCCTGTCGGATCACCGGGACGCCTCTTTCGGGACCTCCTGGGGCCTACTCATAAAGGAACTAAGGCTTCTGGCCAGGGCTGTGGCTATCGTCGACTCCGACGACGTAATCAGATATATCCAGATAGTTCCCGAGGCGACCCAGGCTCCGGACTACGATGCCCTCATGGCTGAACTTAAATCGGTCATATAA
- a CDS encoding bifunctional methionine sulfoxide reductase B/A protein: MAYKDLTPEEERVIVHCETEQPFSGDYCGNFDGGVYRCKRCSSPLYLSGHKFPCSCGWPSFDDEIPGAVSRRSDPDGHRTEIVCGKCEAHLGHVFEGEKLTLKNVRHCVNSVSLDFLPYTDLEKGTFAGGCFWGLQHLFRDLSGVVETTCGYSGGSVDYPTYEQVCSGRTGHLEAVEVWFNPDEIAYIDVVRYFMEIHDPTQADGQGPDIGDQYRSAIFVVDEAQKKLAQSVIDDLKSKKLSVVTEVRTEEPFWIAEDFHQHYYVKTGAVPYCHRRVSRF, from the coding sequence ATGGCCTATAAGGACTTGACCCCGGAAGAGGAGAGAGTGATCGTTCACTGTGAAACGGAACAGCCTTTCTCAGGGGATTACTGCGGTAATTTCGATGGAGGTGTCTATCGATGTAAGAGATGTTCGTCGCCTCTGTATCTGTCGGGCCACAAGTTCCCCTGTTCCTGTGGCTGGCCTTCTTTCGACGACGAGATCCCCGGTGCGGTCTCCCGTCGATCGGACCCAGATGGCCACAGAACGGAGATAGTGTGTGGAAAGTGCGAGGCCCATTTAGGGCACGTGTTTGAGGGGGAGAAGCTGACGTTGAAGAACGTCAGACACTGTGTAAACTCCGTTTCCCTCGATTTCCTTCCCTACACCGACCTTGAAAAAGGAACCTTCGCCGGAGGGTGTTTCTGGGGGTTACAACACCTTTTCAGAGATCTAAGCGGTGTCGTCGAGACGACCTGCGGATACTCCGGGGGATCGGTGGATTACCCTACCTACGAGCAGGTGTGCTCCGGTCGCACAGGCCATCTGGAGGCAGTCGAGGTCTGGTTCAACCCCGATGAGATCGCCTATATCGACGTTGTCCGCTACTTTATGGAGATACACGACCCTACTCAGGCAGATGGACAGGGCCCTGATATCGGCGATCAATACCGTTCGGCTATTTTCGTGGTCGACGAGGCTCAGAAAAAGTTGGCCCAATCGGTCATAGATGATTTGAAGTCGAAAAAACTTTCGGTGGTAACCGAGGTTAGGACCGAGGAGCCCTTCTGGATCGCCGAGGATTTTCATCAGCACTATTACGTCAAGACAGGTGCGGTTCCCTACTGTCATCGTAGGGTCTCACGGTTCTAA
- a CDS encoding PEP/pyruvate-binding domain-containing protein: protein MDHREAYRYYDPLPYFQERGWLIGGGAVGGKGKGLAFAHDVLKQDGLSDDIGLPEMTFVVGTDVFDLFDKEHGIMDLSSSLGFEGMMKEALTKPLPDSVMAELERVVASVPGPLAVRSSSLLEDDIELSFAGKYATFFVANVGDQAKKLADLADGVKKVFASTYNSAAKEYRKKHSIPKGREKMAVLIQPLQGKRRGDLFYPEMAVTAFSCVYRRPSPRIDKNDGVMRVCFGMGTHSVGRSFARTLYLTNPGLRPEGTNPEQVYLYSQKEFDCLDLSTGELVTKNLWSSLDHVRSHHRNASSFIEWYGDGMLYWLNSDTSGLTSAMPCFSFSDLPKRCKSFLDKTKRMLSFFQGAMGFPVDMEAVYDSEEDRLTLVQIRPLASYVEFGKVDIPKDVPLERQILKGNRMVTSHVLKGIKWLVYVDPDHYSQSRDFVSVARAVGEVNGKLEGERYILVGPGRWGSTNPSLGVPVDYSEISNCGCMVEVGIPKRGMIPELSYGTHFFLDLDLDDILYLPVIEGEHENIFSREWLERHPSSDGGHGAVRVYEGLFDVYLDGETETGVVLDVAHLEC, encoded by the coding sequence ATGGATCACAGAGAAGCTTATCGCTACTACGATCCACTTCCCTATTTTCAGGAAAGAGGGTGGCTGATCGGAGGAGGGGCGGTTGGAGGAAAGGGCAAGGGATTGGCCTTCGCCCACGATGTACTGAAGCAGGATGGCCTATCCGACGATATCGGTCTTCCTGAGATGACTTTTGTCGTAGGAACCGACGTGTTCGATCTATTCGATAAGGAGCATGGGATTATGGATCTATCCTCCTCCCTGGGGTTCGAAGGCATGATGAAGGAGGCTCTGACCAAACCTCTCCCCGATTCGGTGATGGCCGAGCTGGAGAGGGTCGTCGCCTCCGTTCCTGGCCCTTTGGCGGTAAGATCGTCCTCTCTGTTGGAGGACGACATTGAGCTTTCCTTTGCGGGAAAATACGCCACTTTCTTCGTCGCCAACGTAGGGGATCAGGCTAAAAAGCTCGCCGACCTAGCGGATGGAGTGAAGAAGGTCTTTGCCTCGACCTATAACTCCGCCGCCAAGGAATACAGAAAGAAGCACTCTATCCCTAAAGGGCGGGAGAAAATGGCGGTGCTTATCCAACCGCTTCAGGGCAAGCGTAGGGGCGATCTTTTCTATCCCGAGATGGCTGTTACGGCGTTTTCCTGCGTATATCGCCGTCCTTCCCCTAGGATAGACAAAAACGACGGTGTCATGAGGGTCTGTTTCGGAATGGGAACCCACTCGGTGGGCAGATCTTTCGCCAGGACCTTATATCTGACAAACCCGGGGCTGAGACCTGAGGGGACCAACCCGGAGCAGGTCTATCTCTACTCTCAGAAGGAGTTCGACTGTCTCGACCTGTCCACAGGGGAGCTGGTGACCAAGAATCTCTGGTCCTCTTTGGACCACGTTCGATCTCATCACAGAAACGCCTCTTCCTTCATAGAGTGGTATGGCGATGGAATGCTGTATTGGCTGAACTCGGATACATCGGGGCTCACCTCCGCCATGCCCTGTTTTTCCTTTTCCGACCTGCCGAAGAGATGCAAAAGCTTTCTCGACAAGACCAAGCGGATGCTGTCCTTCTTTCAGGGGGCTATGGGGTTTCCTGTGGACATGGAGGCGGTTTATGACTCGGAAGAGGACAGGCTTACACTGGTCCAGATAAGGCCCCTAGCGTCCTACGTGGAGTTCGGCAAGGTGGATATACCTAAGGACGTGCCTTTAGAAAGGCAGATCCTGAAGGGAAACAGAATGGTAACCAGTCACGTATTGAAGGGAATAAAATGGCTGGTGTACGTAGATCCAGATCACTACTCTCAGTCCAGGGACTTCGTCTCCGTCGCCAGGGCGGTAGGGGAGGTCAACGGTAAGTTAGAGGGGGAGAGGTATATTCTGGTGGGGCCAGGCCGATGGGGAAGCACAAACCCGTCATTAGGGGTCCCTGTGGACTACAGCGAGATCTCCAACTGTGGCTGTATGGTCGAGGTGGGAATTCCCAAAAGAGGGATGATACCGGAGCTTTCCTACGGGACCCATTTTTTTCTCGATCTCGATTTAGACGACATACTCTACCTTCCGGTTATAGAGGGAGAACACGAGAATATCTTCTCCAGAGAATGGCTAGAGCGTCATCCGTCCAGCGACGGTGGCCACGGAGCTGTCAGGGTGTACGAGGGACTGTTCGACGTGTATCTTGACGGAGAGACCGAGACGGGAGTCGTTTTAGACGTGGCTCACCTAGAGTGTTAA
- the mbhE gene encoding hydrogen gas-evolving membrane-bound hydrogenase subunit E: protein MNGRNFHRWIGAALCLSLGWWMWRGLVIPGDPFLFGPAAYYVKNTALDTGASNIVAAILFDYRAFDTLGEATVIYTTVCGVAMLFARRRLKRSGWGLSFIVKRGMGMMVPFMLVYAASIVLMGHLTPGGGFQGGAVFATVTVLFCVIYGSKFEASRISPKVKEIIESSGAILFSLVGLWGLAVGAGFLSNVKSGFPSGALGSLLSGGAIPILNIAVGMKVGAGLSTLFYSMIKILEDPGEGPPPEV from the coding sequence ATGAACGGCAGAAACTTTCATCGTTGGATAGGGGCGGCTCTCTGCCTTTCCCTGGGGTGGTGGATGTGGAGAGGTCTGGTCATCCCAGGGGACCCTTTCCTGTTCGGTCCTGCGGCCTACTACGTCAAAAACACCGCTTTAGACACCGGTGCCTCCAACATCGTGGCGGCCATACTGTTTGACTATCGAGCTTTTGATACTCTAGGGGAGGCCACGGTCATATACACCACCGTCTGTGGCGTAGCCATGTTGTTCGCTAGAAGGAGACTCAAACGGTCGGGCTGGGGGCTTTCCTTTATAGTCAAGAGGGGAATGGGGATGATGGTCCCTTTCATGCTGGTTTATGCGGCCTCAATAGTGCTTATGGGACATTTAACCCCTGGCGGTGGATTCCAGGGAGGAGCGGTTTTCGCCACCGTTACGGTGCTCTTTTGCGTTATATACGGCTCTAAGTTCGAGGCTTCCAGGATAAGCCCTAAGGTAAAGGAGATAATAGAGTCCTCCGGGGCCATCCTTTTCTCCCTGGTAGGCCTTTGGGGTTTAGCTGTAGGGGCGGGATTCCTCTCCAACGTGAAATCTGGATTCCCATCTGGGGCCTTAGGGTCCCTCCTGAGCGGTGGGGCTATACCTATCCTGAACATCGCCGTAGGGATGAAAGTCGGTGCAGGACTATCGACGCTCTTTTACAGCATGATAAAGATTCTTGAGGACCCCGGTGAAGGTCCTCCTCCGGAGGTATAA
- a CDS encoding monovalent cation/H+ antiporter complex subunit F yields the protein MIYLVLWGLGLSALLGFWRVIVGPTVPDRIVAADTLSTILTTFLAALALLFDNTVFLDVALAFAVLSFADVLIMAKYFEHGELHL from the coding sequence ATGATCTATCTTGTCCTTTGGGGACTGGGTCTGTCGGCCCTTTTAGGTTTTTGGAGGGTCATAGTCGGACCTACCGTGCCCGACCGTATAGTGGCTGCGGACACCTTGTCCACCATATTGACCACCTTTCTTGCTGCCTTGGCCCTTCTTTTCGATAACACCGTTTTTCTTGATGTCGCTTTGGCCTTCGCCGTCCTATCCTTCGCCGACGTGTTGATAATGGCCAAATACTTTGAACATGGAGAGCTTCACCTATGA
- a CDS encoding PEP/pyruvate-binding domain-containing protein: MTERERVIERYFGWNPKDDPDFSPMILGDSSIGGKGRSLLFGIKVLKESGDPELSETTIPPAIFLGSDIFDWFVASIPNLDALRAGPSEELERAFLEHPLPQEVTDMVRSFLTDMTDPVVVRSSSIQEDSLKYSFAGKYLSDFLGNFGSLDYRTWAVCREIRRVYSRVYFPKAIAYRSRHGIGDDSMGIIVMRLSGHWRGDFFYPTIGGVGFSRNYRRWTNRVSMEDGVVRFVFGLGTMSTKREYARTCSLTNPFLRPEGQDPYTVLRHSQERFQAISRRLFEGSSDERPDTLATMNINDVWNDVFPWYREEMGQYAQLYRGDEGGGYFASPNMGPSADRSISRICFTFEEFPRRHRRFFERMKRTLSVLEEAMGVPADVEFSYEPKDGHLQLIQARPLWAGSGISSSTLDAIDPGKIILKADRMVTNGSFRHIPNLVYVDHRLYGSSDDFHEIARAVGTVNDRLKGERFIFVAPGRIGSSNPALGVPVQYNELSNCCCMVEVGIPKMGYMPELSYGTHFFSDLEVDGVLYMPVFEGYQDNLYRQSWFDESPYEVGPHKAIRIYRGCFSVYTSGERNTGVVMLE; encoded by the coding sequence ATGACGGAGAGAGAGAGAGTTATCGAGAGATATTTTGGGTGGAATCCCAAGGACGATCCGGATTTTTCCCCTATGATTCTGGGGGATAGTTCTATAGGAGGAAAGGGCCGTTCCCTCCTTTTCGGGATAAAAGTCCTAAAAGAGTCGGGGGATCCGGAGCTTTCGGAGACTACTATACCTCCCGCTATCTTCCTGGGAAGCGATATTTTCGATTGGTTTGTGGCTTCTATTCCCAATCTGGATGCCCTCAGGGCTGGGCCTTCGGAGGAGCTGGAGAGGGCCTTTTTGGAGCACCCTCTGCCTCAAGAGGTTACCGACATGGTCAGGTCATTCCTCACCGATATGACCGATCCTGTGGTGGTCAGGAGCAGCAGCATCCAGGAGGACTCCCTCAAGTACTCTTTTGCGGGAAAATATCTCAGCGACTTTCTGGGTAACTTTGGTTCTCTCGACTACCGAACCTGGGCGGTCTGTCGAGAGATAAGGCGGGTGTACTCCAGGGTCTACTTCCCTAAGGCCATAGCCTACAGATCTAGACACGGTATAGGCGACGACTCTATGGGCATAATCGTTATGAGGCTGTCGGGCCACTGGCGAGGGGATTTTTTCTACCCCACAATAGGGGGCGTGGGATTCTCCAGAAACTATCGCCGATGGACCAACAGGGTCTCAATGGAGGACGGAGTGGTCCGTTTCGTCTTCGGCCTTGGGACTATGAGCACCAAAAGGGAGTACGCCAGGACCTGCTCCCTGACGAATCCCTTCCTTCGCCCTGAGGGACAGGACCCCTATACCGTACTTCGCCATTCCCAGGAGAGATTTCAGGCTATCTCCAGGAGGCTTTTCGAGGGATCCTCCGACGAGAGGCCCGATACCCTGGCTACCATGAACATCAACGACGTCTGGAACGACGTCTTTCCGTGGTACAGGGAGGAAATGGGCCAGTACGCCCAGCTTTACCGAGGGGATGAAGGTGGAGGGTATTTTGCCTCGCCTAACATGGGCCCCTCAGCGGACAGGTCGATAAGCAGGATCTGCTTTACCTTTGAGGAATTTCCCAGGAGGCATCGTCGATTTTTCGAGAGGATGAAAAGAACCCTGTCGGTTCTGGAGGAGGCTATGGGGGTCCCGGCGGACGTGGAGTTCTCCTACGAGCCTAAAGACGGCCATCTACAGCTGATTCAGGCTCGGCCTCTTTGGGCGGGAAGCGGCATATCCTCCTCGACCCTGGACGCCATAGATCCGGGAAAGATCATCTTAAAGGCGGACAGAATGGTTACCAACGGATCTTTTAGACATATTCCCAACCTGGTCTACGTGGACCACCGCCTCTACGGTTCTTCCGACGATTTTCACGAGATAGCCAGAGCGGTAGGGACGGTCAACGATAGGCTTAAAGGGGAGAGGTTTATCTTCGTGGCCCCCGGAAGGATCGGCTCCAGCAACCCCGCTCTAGGTGTTCCGGTTCAATACAACGAGCTGTCTAACTGTTGCTGTATGGTGGAGGTGGGGATACCTAAAATGGGCTATATGCCCGAGCTTTCCTATGGCACCCACTTCTTCTCAGACCTGGAGGTGGACGGAGTCCTGTATATGCCCGTTTTTGAGGGATATCAGGATAACCTCTACAGGCAGAGCTGGTTCGACGAGTCTCCTTACGAGGTAGGTCCCCACAAAGCTATCAGGATCTATAGAGGCTGTTTTTCCGTCTACACCAGCGGGGAAAGAAACACAGGAGTTGTAATGCTGGAGTGA